A section of the Leptospira kobayashii genome encodes:
- a CDS encoding tetratricopeptide repeat protein has translation MFQAINDIRPYFIRFLSILLLVSGTLYGAPPTEEVKDTKNCSLLEKGVPEEYLLSRGFQEQVDAFQSAARRKPEEAKKQHEAAVGFFEKYHNCRKEKNEEPTFLSAYSIGVSYLELGELDLAMRWSETAYKKFQPPNPPSRESILLKTRVEIRKGELETASDTLEKDLKDYPYDSDFLYLLGNLNFELKRWTKSVLYYTSLWDLIQKRDTNSKYKSTVLKSLGELNYKLDNPKKSLYYYLAYLDLARNDTEVIFRVAQINYLLGDFSNTKKYLNWIRESNPREIDASHMLGEIYFLDSRVMAPGYFVTLAHEKKIPKEGLISILDRFLKGRKQGLADELSSFIEKNPGRLAARVAYQESVASSEKERLYKAMLSTAALAFQYRQYVVSENAFNSAIRFAEKEEGLAGDIPGLLERVSHCEEAMGYPNSAILSVKKAILTTQSEEERNNLKFRLAYLLLNPSIKNYDASLAIGKFLLEKEPKNAAYYYLQGLVYFQKEDYKQSLANFSKAVELEPQNNNYLFYRATVFDKLKNFPKTETDLLASIQTNPENPNAYNYLGYLYAERGIKKEEALSYLRKAVDLEPDNAAYQDSLGWIYFKTNQWKEALLHLHFAEQISVNRDAEDPVIFDHLGDVYLAKKDLVKAGFYWQMALPLTKDDMESSKIKTKLTTVQKELAE, from the coding sequence CAATTAACGATATACGACCTTATTTCATTCGATTTTTATCCATTCTTTTGCTGGTTTCGGGTACTTTGTACGGAGCTCCACCGACGGAGGAAGTAAAAGATACAAAAAACTGTAGTCTTTTGGAAAAAGGCGTACCGGAAGAATATCTGCTTTCCCGCGGCTTCCAGGAACAAGTGGATGCCTTTCAATCCGCAGCAAGAAGGAAACCGGAAGAGGCAAAAAAGCAACACGAGGCAGCTGTAGGATTTTTTGAAAAATATCATAACTGTAGAAAAGAAAAAAACGAGGAACCGACTTTCTTAAGCGCTTATTCCATCGGTGTTAGTTATTTGGAGTTAGGTGAGCTTGATCTTGCAATGCGTTGGAGTGAGACGGCTTATAAGAAGTTTCAGCCGCCAAACCCTCCTTCCCGGGAAAGTATACTTCTCAAAACGAGAGTGGAGATCAGAAAGGGAGAATTGGAAACCGCGTCGGATACTTTGGAGAAAGATCTAAAGGATTATCCTTATGATTCCGATTTTCTTTACCTTTTGGGCAATTTGAATTTCGAATTGAAAAGATGGACCAAATCCGTTCTATATTATACTTCTCTTTGGGATCTCATTCAGAAAAGAGATACGAATTCAAAATACAAATCCACCGTTCTTAAATCTTTAGGTGAACTGAATTATAAATTGGATAATCCTAAGAAATCCCTTTATTATTATCTGGCCTATCTGGATTTGGCGCGTAACGATACTGAGGTGATTTTTCGTGTCGCACAGATCAATTATCTGTTGGGTGACTTTTCCAATACGAAAAAATATTTGAATTGGATCCGGGAATCCAATCCCCGTGAAATTGACGCCTCACATATGCTTGGTGAGATTTACTTTTTGGATTCGCGGGTGATGGCGCCTGGTTATTTCGTAACTCTTGCTCATGAGAAAAAAATTCCTAAAGAAGGGCTGATTTCCATCTTGGACCGTTTTCTGAAAGGAAGGAAACAGGGACTTGCGGATGAGCTTTCTTCCTTTATCGAAAAAAATCCGGGGAGGCTTGCGGCGAGAGTCGCTTATCAGGAATCGGTAGCTTCGTCGGAAAAAGAAAGACTGTACAAAGCAATGTTGTCCACAGCGGCCTTGGCGTTTCAATACAGACAGTACGTAGTTTCCGAAAATGCATTTAATTCCGCGATCCGTTTTGCTGAAAAGGAAGAAGGTCTGGCAGGAGATATTCCCGGGTTACTGGAAAGAGTGTCTCATTGCGAAGAAGCGATGGGATATCCCAACAGTGCGATTCTTTCCGTTAAAAAAGCGATCCTGACAACTCAAAGCGAAGAAGAAAGGAACAATTTGAAATTCCGACTCGCTTATCTTCTGTTAAATCCTAGTATAAAAAATTACGATGCTTCGCTTGCGATCGGTAAGTTTCTTCTTGAAAAAGAACCGAAAAACGCAGCCTATTATTATCTGCAAGGGCTTGTGTATTTTCAGAAAGAGGATTACAAGCAGAGCCTTGCGAATTTTTCCAAAGCGGTTGAACTTGAACCGCAAAACAATAATTATCTTTTTTACAGAGCAACGGTTTTCGATAAATTGAAAAATTTCCCCAAAACCGAAACGGATTTGCTCGCATCAATTCAAACGAATCCTGAGAATCCGAACGCATATAATTATTTGGGATATCTTTATGCGGAACGCGGAATTAAAAAAGAAGAAGCACTTTCCTATCTGAGAAAGGCAGTGGATCTGGAACCGGACAATGCGGCCTACCAGGATAGTTTGGGATGGATTTATTTTAAAACGAACCAGTGGAAAGAAGCGTTATTGCATCTGCATTTTGCCGAGCAGATTTCGGTGAATCGCGATGCGGAAGATCCGGTGATCTTTGATCACCTGGGGGATGTGTATCTTGCCAAAAAAGATTTGGTAAAAGCCGGGTTTTATTGGCAAATGGCCCTCCCTCTCACAAAAGACGATATGGAATCGTCAAAAATCAAAACAAAACTAACAACTGTTCAGAAGGAACTTGCCGAATGA